One genomic window of Parcubacteria group bacterium includes the following:
- a CDS encoding peptidylprolyl isomerase — translation MQKAKLFPLVFAVALLGVSCGQKDQASVFNEPQGEETMAPESSAPETPSANPIATLKTSMGDIAIELFMDKAPITAGNFLKLAKEDFYDGVAFHRVIPDFMIQGGDPLSKDDDPANDGTGGPGYFIEDEFYQGSSNVRGAISMANAGPGTGGSQFFINIADNTFLDYDKEPLSSKHAVFGQVTSGMDVVDAISKVSRDPRDRPNKPVVIEDVVAQ, via the coding sequence ATGCAAAAAGCAAAATTGTTCCCGCTCGTGTTCGCAGTTGCACTCCTCGGGGTGTCGTGCGGCCAAAAGGACCAAGCATCAGTATTTAATGAGCCCCAAGGAGAAGAAACCATGGCCCCAGAATCAAGCGCGCCCGAAACCCCTTCCGCAAACCCAATCGCGACCCTCAAGACGAGCATGGGCGACATTGCGATTGAACTGTTTATGGACAAGGCCCCGATCACCGCAGGCAATTTCCTCAAGCTCGCCAAAGAAGATTTCTATGATGGGGTCGCGTTCCACCGCGTGATTCCGGATTTCATGATCCAAGGCGGAGACCCTTTGTCAAAAGATGATGATCCGGCAAATGACGGCACCGGAGGCCCGGGCTACTTCATAGAAGACGAGTTTTACCAGGGCTCATCCAACGTGCGGGGCGCCATTTCCATGGCAAATGCGGGACCCGGAACCGGGGGCTCCCAGTTCTTCATCAACATTGCTGACAACACGTTCCTGGATTACGACAAAGAGCCGCTTTCATCCAAGCACGCGGTGTTCGGCCAGGTCACAAGCGGCATGGATGTGGTGGATGCGATTTCCAAGGTTTCCCGCGATCCGCGCGACCGGCCCAACAAGCCTGTGGTCATAGAAGACGTTGTTGCCCAATAA
- a CDS encoding Gmad2 immunoglobulin-like domain-containing protein — translation MAKYIFITIILLAAMLGLAYKQAPNEPEVSRPQEDSSQEIIADVPQAEEGEPVISDSGNVRVTQPRPDATITSPMLVKGSAKASAPALHLRLKDASGTVIAEKQATAAAAGEDGFGSFGELLLFENVAADSGVLEAFSKSPFDGSEQDLVSIPIKF, via the coding sequence ATGGCAAAATACATTTTCATCACCATCATACTGCTCGCTGCCATGCTCGGCCTCGCGTACAAGCAGGCGCCGAATGAGCCCGAGGTGAGTCGGCCGCAGGAGGACTCAAGCCAGGAAATAATTGCCGATGTTCCGCAAGCCGAAGAAGGCGAGCCTGTTATTTCAGATTCCGGGAACGTGCGAGTCACCCAGCCCCGGCCGGACGCAACAATAACAAGCCCCATGCTCGTTAAAGGCTCTGCCAAGGCCTCCGCACCCGCGCTCCACTTGCGCCTTAAAGATGCAAGCGGAACCGTGATTGCCGAAAAGCAGGCAACCGCGGCCGCGGCAGGGGAAGACGGGTTTGGTTCGTTCGGCGAGCTTCTGCTGTTTGAAAACGTTGCCGCTGATTCAGGCGTACTGGAAGCCTTTTCCAAGAGCCCGTTTGACGGCTCGGAGCAGGACCTTGTTTCAATACCAATTAAGTTTTAA
- a CDS encoding STAS-like domain-containing protein, whose amino-acid sequence MRTITLFDKTGSFAEDKDLARNIRVAQLIPALEKGESIVLNFEGVDSATQSFIHALISDLMRKYGNDVLDRIQFKSCSETVQKIIAIVVDYMQES is encoded by the coding sequence ATGAGAACCATTACATTATTCGACAAAACCGGCTCGTTTGCCGAAGACAAGGATTTAGCCAGGAATATAAGGGTTGCGCAGCTGATACCCGCGTTGGAAAAAGGAGAAAGCATTGTTTTGAATTTTGAAGGCGTTGATTCTGCGACCCAGTCTTTTATTCATGCGCTGATTAGCGACTTGATGCGGAAGTATGGAAATGACGTTTTAGATAGAATTCAATTTAAATCATGCAGCGAGACGGTGCAAAAAATTATAGCTATAGTCGTTGACTACATGCAGGAAAGCTAG
- a CDS encoding sensor histidine kinase: MKIHLPNSAFLGNIDSFFKSFDPSNKGKLEITANPNWISIHPVVLAMVAALGLELDPSYITCEKFTARSKHYLERMGLFKFLGVQSDMVIKKHEPAGRFIPLTQINTSEELKKFITEMTPLLHLSPKHAEPIRYIISELVRNVLEHSLSQYGALVAAQYFQKSNTIRIGIADTGVGIWKTINNAYNPKDDLDAIRLALTPGITGTTRKEGGTEQNAGAGLFFIKSIANVNRDFFVIYSGTAMYKLLKRQSSKIKKIKLYADPLRDRHSSEVHLPNWEGTVVGIDISLATTSEFSLLLDLISQTYREAIRERKTARYRKPKFI; the protein is encoded by the coding sequence ATGAAGATACATTTGCCAAATAGCGCTTTTTTGGGTAATATTGATTCTTTTTTTAAGAGTTTTGACCCATCAAACAAGGGGAAGCTTGAGATTACCGCGAATCCGAATTGGATATCCATTCATCCAGTTGTTTTGGCAATGGTTGCGGCACTTGGCCTTGAGTTAGACCCCTCATATATTACGTGTGAAAAATTTACTGCGCGGTCAAAACACTACTTGGAACGCATGGGGCTTTTTAAATTTTTAGGTGTTCAGTCGGACATGGTAATAAAAAAACATGAACCAGCCGGACGATTCATACCTTTAACTCAAATTAACACCAGCGAGGAATTGAAAAAATTTATCACCGAGATGACGCCTCTTTTGCACCTTAGTCCAAAACATGCGGAACCTATACGGTATATTATCAGCGAGTTGGTGCGTAATGTGCTTGAGCACTCTTTGTCACAGTACGGTGCTCTTGTTGCGGCGCAATATTTTCAAAAGAGCAATACTATCCGAATCGGAATAGCCGATACCGGGGTCGGCATCTGGAAGACTATTAATAATGCGTATAATCCAAAAGATGATCTTGACGCAATACGCCTTGCGTTAACTCCTGGCATTACTGGTACGACGAGAAAAGAAGGCGGGACAGAACAAAATGCCGGAGCTGGATTATTCTTTATCAAATCAATTGCTAACGTAAATCGGGATTTTTTCGTGATTTACAGCGGCACGGCAATGTACAAACTGTTAAAGAGACAATCGTCGAAGATTAAGAAGATTAAATTGTATGCTGACCCGTTGCGCGACCGTCATTCGAGCGAGGTTCATCTTCCCAATTGGGAGGGCACGGTGGTTGGCATAGATATTTCTTTGGCGACCACGAGCGAGTTTTCGCTGCTTTTGGATTTAATCTCGCAAACATACCGCGAGGCTATTAGAGAGAGAAAAACAGCGCGTTACAGAAAGCCTAAATTTATATAA
- a CDS encoding DUF4340 domain-containing protein — protein MTLLISKFKNIFFLLGVLAVLLVGLGIYQGMAGNKNARSDATFFRVDADALDKIRILGVNGLYENVLEKRDDEWVVANKGAYRVNPEYIADLLKIFADLPRGELASRNPEKREELQVDDVGVKIQAWEGDTQVIDAIIGKEGPGFLSTYVRRADSDNVYLAAQNIRPVFNRTDWRDKRVWIFDPLKVTSIDWRYNEVEISLIKTGDGWKQVTPFSKDSSDAVIGPVLASLADLFAADIKEDVTKEQAGITGSSSSSADKAQTIRIELGFETGEKDALYVGDKLPAPSEEYYISRENSKLVWTLDSFTIEEIFKKEIGDF, from the coding sequence ATGACTTTGCTAATCTCCAAGTTCAAAAATATTTTTTTCCTCCTCGGCGTGCTCGCCGTGCTTCTTGTCGGCTTGGGTATATATCAAGGCATGGCCGGCAACAAAAATGCGCGTTCTGATGCCACATTTTTCCGCGTGGACGCGGATGCCCTGGATAAAATCCGCATCCTCGGGGTCAACGGATTATATGAGAATGTTCTGGAAAAGCGGGATGATGAATGGGTGGTCGCGAACAAGGGCGCGTACCGCGTGAATCCGGAGTACATCGCGGACCTGCTCAAGATATTTGCTGACCTGCCCCGCGGGGAGCTCGCGAGCCGCAATCCGGAAAAGCGCGAGGAACTGCAGGTGGATGATGTGGGCGTCAAGATTCAGGCGTGGGAAGGGGATACCCAGGTTATAGACGCCATTATCGGCAAAGAGGGCCCGGGTTTTTTGAGCACATACGTCCGCCGCGCCGATTCGGACAACGTCTATCTGGCGGCGCAAAACATCCGGCCCGTGTTCAACCGCACGGACTGGCGCGACAAGCGCGTGTGGATATTTGACCCGCTCAAAGTTACGTCCATTGACTGGCGCTATAATGAGGTGGAGATTTCGTTGATCAAAACCGGGGACGGCTGGAAGCAGGTAACGCCGTTTTCAAAAGATTCGTCCGATGCGGTGATCGGGCCTGTGCTCGCGTCATTGGCAGATTTATTTGCGGCTGATATCAAAGAAGATGTCACCAAAGAGCAAGCCGGCATTACCGGCAGCTCCTCTTCTTCGGCGGACAAGGCGCAAACTATCCGCATTGAGCTTGGGTTTGAAACCGGGGAAAAAGACGCGCTGTACGTGGGGGACAAGCTGCCCGCGCCGAGCGAGGAATACTACATCAGCCGCGAGAATTCAAAACTCGTGTGGACCCTTGATTCGTTCACCATTGAGGAAATCTTCAAAAAGGAAATCGGCGACTTTTAG
- a CDS encoding GldG family protein, with translation MALFNSKKQVNRASALLAIGLVAAVAVVLNLVSLKIFARWDATENKDYSISRTTKDILASMDDVVNVKAYFTSQLPGYLLVRNQDVRGILSEFENSSSGNVKVTYLDPGSSDELAREAQGVGIPTLQFNVVQKDAFQVTNGYLGLAAFYGDNQEIIPIVQDASTLEYDLAAAITRVAQQELPTVAFVADKGAQPGTALARVRGMLEQQYRVEDITLQNVELIPERIATLVVPGPTSLNRRDLYVLDQFLMRGGDLLILAEGADVDFNTLTAQKREGSLGEFLASHGIRLNKDLVLDVSHELAPFRTDQTQFYAPYPLWVKIQKGGFNPDSNIVNQLESLVLTWASSIDVIEEKLDERTVRTDLVRTTAGAWAQDSNWQLNPRLIQAPAPEDQRSFVVGTMLSGYFKSMFTADDIPGRVSIDGDGEGSEPPAAAERVQFKSETAEGRLIVIGDADFPLDINVSRWEANAVFFANLVDALTSDASLIEIRSKGVTDRPLKQLSDQRRSQIKWLNIAGMPILFACYGLLRAARRRKARVEI, from the coding sequence ATGGCGCTTTTCAACTCCAAAAAACAAGTGAACCGCGCAAGCGCCCTGCTCGCCATTGGTTTGGTTGCGGCAGTGGCAGTGGTGCTGAACCTGGTGTCGCTCAAAATTTTTGCGCGATGGGACGCGACCGAGAACAAAGACTACAGCATCTCGCGCACTACGAAAGATATCTTGGCGAGCATGGATGACGTGGTGAACGTCAAAGCCTACTTTACGAGTCAGCTGCCCGGGTACTTGCTGGTGCGCAACCAGGACGTGCGCGGCATCTTGTCCGAATTTGAAAACTCAAGCTCCGGCAATGTCAAAGTTACGTACCTTGACCCGGGCTCAAGCGACGAGCTCGCGCGGGAGGCGCAGGGCGTCGGCATCCCGACCCTGCAGTTCAACGTGGTGCAGAAAGATGCGTTCCAGGTTACGAACGGGTATTTGGGGCTTGCCGCCTTTTACGGGGATAACCAGGAGATTATCCCTATTGTGCAGGACGCATCCACGTTGGAGTATGATCTGGCCGCGGCCATCACGCGGGTGGCCCAACAGGAGCTCCCCACGGTTGCTTTTGTGGCGGACAAGGGAGCACAGCCCGGGACAGCGCTCGCGCGCGTGCGCGGGATGCTGGAACAGCAGTACCGCGTGGAAGACATTACCCTGCAGAACGTTGAGCTCATTCCGGAGCGCATCGCGACGCTGGTGGTTCCGGGGCCTACAAGCCTCAACCGCAGGGACCTCTACGTGCTTGACCAGTTCTTGATGCGGGGCGGCGATCTGCTAATCCTTGCCGAAGGCGCGGACGTGGACTTTAACACCCTCACCGCCCAAAAGCGCGAGGGCTCGCTCGGAGAATTTTTGGCGAGCCACGGCATCCGCCTGAACAAGGATTTGGTGCTGGATGTTTCCCATGAGCTCGCGCCGTTCCGCACGGACCAGACCCAGTTCTATGCGCCGTACCCCTTGTGGGTCAAGATCCAAAAGGGAGGGTTTAACCCGGATTCAAACATAGTGAACCAACTGGAGTCCCTGGTGCTGACTTGGGCATCAAGCATTGACGTCATTGAGGAAAAACTTGATGAGCGCACCGTGCGCACGGATTTGGTGCGCACCACCGCAGGCGCCTGGGCCCAGGACAGCAACTGGCAGTTGAACCCGCGCCTGATACAGGCTCCCGCGCCCGAGGACCAGCGGTCATTTGTCGTGGGAACCATGCTCTCCGGGTATTTCAAGAGCATGTTTACGGCTGACGACATTCCGGGCCGGGTTAGTATTGATGGCGATGGAGAGGGCTCCGAGCCGCCGGCCGCAGCCGAGCGTGTGCAGTTCAAATCCGAAACTGCGGAAGGCCGGCTCATTGTGATCGGGGATGCGGATTTTCCGCTTGATATCAACGTCAGCCGGTGGGAGGCGAATGCCGTGTTTTTCGCAAACCTGGTGGACGCGCTTACGAGCGATGCAAGCCTCATTGAGATCCGCTCCAAGGGCGTCACGGACCGGCCGCTTAAGCAGCTCTCGGACCAGCGCAGATCCCAGATCAAGTGGCTCAACATCGCTGGCATGCCGATTCTGTTCGCGTGCTACGGTCTTCTCCGCGCGGCCCGCAGGCGCAAGGCAAGGGTGGAGATATAA
- a CDS encoding ABC transporter permease subunit, which produces MKLTAITSSISNITPIFRREFASYLGSPIAYIFAAVFLVATNWLFFQSFFLTDQAVMRQWFGLLPWVFLLLAPAITMRSWAEEKKSNTVEFLLTLPIRDFEVVLAKFLSSFAFLALVLAFSFTLPATIGWLGDIDTGVVVTGYLGALLLGSAYLSLGLLASSFTRNQIVAFLVSLSVMFVLFIMGSNQVLGFVSGPVAAVLQFLSTASHFDTLSRGVVDTRDVIYYLSFTGLSVYLNVQAISSRNWR; this is translated from the coding sequence ATGAAACTAACAGCCATCACCTCAAGCATCTCAAACATCACCCCTATTTTCAGGCGGGAATTTGCGAGCTACCTCGGAAGTCCCATTGCCTATATTTTCGCGGCCGTGTTTTTGGTGGCCACCAACTGGCTGTTTTTCCAGAGTTTTTTCCTTACGGACCAGGCAGTCATGCGGCAGTGGTTCGGGCTCCTGCCCTGGGTGTTCCTCCTCCTCGCGCCGGCCATTACCATGCGCAGCTGGGCCGAGGAGAAAAAGAGCAACACCGTGGAGTTTCTGCTCACCTTGCCCATCCGCGACTTTGAGGTGGTGCTTGCAAAATTTTTGTCCAGCTTTGCGTTCCTCGCCTTGGTGCTCGCCTTTTCTTTCACCCTTCCCGCAACCATTGGCTGGCTCGGGGACATTGATACCGGGGTGGTTGTCACCGGGTACCTGGGCGCGCTCCTCCTCGGTAGTGCGTACCTCTCGCTCGGGCTCTTGGCGTCATCATTCACGCGCAACCAGATTGTGGCGTTCCTGGTGAGCTTGTCCGTGATGTTTGTACTCTTTATCATGGGTTCCAACCAGGTGCTCGGGTTCGTGTCCGGCCCCGTGGCCGCGGTGCTGCAGTTCCTCTCCACAGCCTCCCACTTTGATACGCTCTCGCGCGGGGTGGTGGACACGCGGGACGTCATCTACTACCTCTCATTCACCGGCCTTTCCGTGTACCTCAACGTCCAGGCCATTAGCTCGCGCAACTGGCGGTAA
- a CDS encoding ATP-binding cassette domain-containing protein: protein MIQIQNLTKTYGPTRALDNVNFEVRTGEVLGFLGPNGAGKSTTLKIITGFIAPTSGTAMVDGLDVVDSSFEIRSRIGYLPETNPLYTDMRVHEYLAFVAAARRIPKAKRGTAIRRMVDVCGLGSVYSKSIDALSKGYRQRAGLAQAMMHNPDILILDEPTSGLDPNQIVEIRDLIKQIGKEKTVILSTHILPEVTATCSRVVIINNGKIVAQGTADELTLGSNREVIYIKFKGDRGLVRQMLSEYRTVGAIREYAGEGRDIYAFGVEITEGDGRELIFKSAVSNKWTLLEMYKKHENLEDVFRRLTV, encoded by the coding sequence ATGATCCAGATACAAAATCTCACCAAAACCTACGGCCCTACCCGCGCCTTGGATAACGTGAACTTTGAGGTGCGGACCGGGGAAGTCCTGGGTTTTTTGGGCCCGAACGGAGCCGGAAAGTCCACGACCTTAAAGATCATCACCGGCTTTATTGCGCCCACGTCCGGCACTGCCATGGTGGACGGGTTGGACGTGGTGGACAGCTCGTTTGAAATCCGCAGCCGCATCGGGTATCTGCCCGAAACCAATCCTCTGTACACGGACATGCGCGTGCACGAGTATCTGGCGTTTGTGGCAGCCGCCCGCAGGATTCCCAAAGCCAAGCGAGGTACCGCCATCCGGCGCATGGTTGACGTGTGCGGCTTGGGGAGCGTGTACTCAAAATCCATTGACGCGCTTTCCAAGGGGTACCGCCAGCGCGCGGGCTTGGCGCAGGCCATGATGCACAACCCGGACATCCTCATCCTGGATGAGCCCACGAGCGGATTGGACCCGAACCAGATCGTTGAGATCCGCGATCTCATCAAGCAGATCGGAAAAGAGAAGACCGTCATCCTCTCAACCCACATCCTGCCGGAGGTTACGGCGACATGCTCGCGCGTGGTCATCATCAACAATGGGAAAATCGTTGCCCAGGGCACGGCGGATGAGCTCACCCTCGGCTCTAACCGCGAGGTCATTTACATCAAGTTCAAGGGCGACCGCGGCCTGGTGCGGCAGATGCTTTCCGAGTACCGCACCGTGGGCGCCATCAGAGAATATGCGGGCGAGGGCAGGGACATCTACGCGTTCGGGGTTGAGATTACGGAAGGGGACGGCAGGGAGTTGATTTTTAAGTCAGCCGTGTCCAACAAGTGGACCCTGCTGGAAATGTACAAGAAGCACGAGAACTTGGAGGACGTGTTCAGGAGATTGACGGTATGA
- a CDS encoding NAD(P)H-dependent glycerol-3-phosphate dehydrogenase encodes MPQASATILGAGAMGTALATVLAENRYKVTLWDIERDVCDGINRFHKNPRSLSELGLENAIKAEANIARAVASRDMVVVAVASSAVREVAGRIKDAIARNCVIVCVAKGLEPKSFKTMPEIILEELGSAFRHQTMLLSGPTFAREIALKKPTAATLASERSNEYSRRALDAFSNDWFKVVETRDMAGVALSGVAKNALAVASGIMAGMGYGYNTYAWILTEGFRELSRLIWKMGGSEETVYGLAGFGDALATCLSPESRNRAFGELIGKGKTITAALSKVGETVEGLSAIESLHQIAAKERLKLPILAALNDIVVERKKADKVFRELMQSL; translated from the coding sequence ATGCCTCAAGCTTCCGCAACAATTTTAGGCGCAGGCGCCATGGGCACGGCCCTCGCGACCGTGCTTGCCGAAAACAGGTACAAAGTTACGCTTTGGGACATAGAGCGGGACGTTTGCGATGGCATCAACCGGTTCCACAAGAACCCGCGCTCCCTTTCCGAGCTTGGGCTTGAGAACGCCATCAAAGCCGAAGCCAACATCGCGAGAGCCGTGGCGAGCCGGGACATGGTTGTGGTGGCCGTGGCATCAAGCGCGGTGCGGGAAGTTGCCGGGCGCATCAAGGACGCGATTGCGCGCAACTGCGTGATTGTCTGTGTTGCCAAGGGTCTTGAACCCAAGAGTTTCAAAACCATGCCCGAGATCATTTTGGAAGAGCTGGGAAGCGCGTTTCGGCACCAGACCATGCTTTTGTCCGGCCCCACGTTTGCGCGGGAAATCGCCCTCAAAAAGCCCACGGCCGCAACGCTCGCCTCGGAGCGCTCCAATGAGTATTCGCGGCGCGCGTTGGACGCGTTTTCCAATGATTGGTTTAAGGTTGTGGAAACGCGGGACATGGCCGGGGTCGCGCTTTCCGGGGTTGCCAAAAACGCGCTCGCCGTGGCATCCGGCATCATGGCGGGCATGGGGTACGGGTACAACACGTACGCGTGGATCCTTACCGAGGGGTTCCGCGAGCTCTCGCGCCTCATCTGGAAGATGGGCGGATCCGAGGAGACGGTGTACGGCCTTGCCGGATTCGGGGATGCCCTGGCAACATGCCTGTCCCCGGAGAGCCGCAACCGGGCCTTCGGCGAGCTCATCGGGAAAGGCAAGACCATAACCGCGGCCCTCTCAAAAGTTGGGGAAACCGTGGAAGGCCTCTCTGCCATTGAGAGCCTGCACCAGATTGCGGCAAAAGAGCGGCTCAAACTGCCCATACTCGCGGCATTGAACGATATCGTGGTTGAGCGCAAAAAAGCGGACAAGGTGTTCCGCGAGCTGATGCAGAGTTTGTAG
- a CDS encoding glycerophosphodiester phosphodiesterase, translating into MIISHRGYAKEHPENTFAAFDAAFSAGADAIETDVRIAGDGQAVVSHDPAKSSQGLITLDDLFAYIAHKEPAPFFLELKDSSAELLAHVARRISSLDVWERVHLIGFAYNLKTAIRAQADFPKLKVDQILSLPAWSYVRKPRPSHAVYIGWLDGIPGSEPLFRRMVPLRRLAALKERFQNQGFKVYGGVLNREDGIRYFQNAGISDIFTDEVVTAVQCLKLPQQF; encoded by the coding sequence ATGATTATCAGCCACCGGGGATACGCAAAAGAGCATCCGGAAAACACGTTCGCGGCATTTGACGCGGCTTTTAGCGCGGGAGCGGATGCCATAGAAACCGATGTCCGCATTGCGGGCGATGGGCAGGCCGTTGTTTCGCACGACCCGGCCAAAAGTTCACAGGGCCTCATCACCCTGGATGATCTGTTTGCGTACATCGCGCACAAAGAACCTGCGCCGTTTTTTTTGGAGCTCAAAGACTCATCAGCAGAGCTTTTGGCGCATGTTGCCCGCCGCATCAGCAGCCTGGATGTCTGGGAGCGCGTGCACCTCATCGGGTTCGCGTACAACCTTAAAACCGCTATCAGGGCGCAAGCGGATTTTCCAAAACTCAAAGTGGACCAAATTCTCTCGCTCCCGGCGTGGTCCTATGTCAGAAAGCCCCGCCCAAGCCATGCCGTGTACATCGGGTGGCTGGACGGCATACCCGGCAGCGAGCCGCTCTTCCGCCGGATGGTTCCCTTGCGCCGCCTCGCGGCGCTCAAGGAGCGGTTCCAAAACCAGGGGTTTAAGGTGTATGGCGGGGTCTTGAACCGCGAGGACGGCATCCGGTACTTCCAAAACGCGGGCATCAGTGATATATTTACGGATGAAGTAGTAACCGCAGTACAATGCCTCAAGCTTCCGCAACAATTTTAG
- a CDS encoding MBL fold metallo-hydrolase, whose translation MRITFHGAAQNVTGSKHLIETEGGFRLLLDCGFHQGHRSEAERLNRTFPMVASSIGAAILSHAHLDHCGLLPLLVKQGFDGPIYATPATIDVAEAMLLDAAHIQESDTEYLNRHLQKNQNPIEPLYTQDDVAATMRQFKPAEYVHLGGGWTSLSDSVRFKMYDAGHILGSAVAVIEIKESGRTKTLAFTGDLGRKNAPILRDPDPIRENVDILLSEATYGDRVHEPQAKTEKIVAELIERAIKRQSKIIVPAFALGRTQELIYLLHQMFHIKGFPRIPVYLDSPLAARVTEIFKKHRNVFDNQTWKDFDPEKDVPLMFEGLSYAVTTEESKRLNEMGGPLMVISASGMMEAGRVLHHLKNSITHPNNAILITGYQAENTLGRRIQDGVSPVRIFNRTYDVKARVETAHALSAHADQAELLEYIASVRGLSKLFLVHGEARAMATFTDLVNRTLPPVSVASPRRGNSVEL comes from the coding sequence ATGCGAATTACGTTCCACGGGGCAGCGCAAAACGTCACCGGATCCAAACACCTCATAGAAACTGAAGGCGGTTTTCGGCTCTTACTTGACTGCGGGTTCCACCAGGGCCACCGTTCCGAGGCCGAGAGGCTGAACCGCACTTTTCCCATGGTTGCTTCGTCAATAGGCGCGGCCATCCTCTCGCACGCGCACCTGGACCACTGCGGCCTGCTCCCGCTCCTCGTGAAGCAGGGTTTTGACGGTCCGATTTACGCAACACCCGCGACCATAGACGTGGCCGAAGCCATGCTGCTTGATGCGGCGCACATCCAGGAGTCGGACACCGAGTACTTGAATCGCCACTTGCAGAAAAATCAGAACCCCATTGAGCCGCTGTACACGCAGGACGATGTCGCGGCAACCATGCGGCAATTCAAACCCGCAGAGTACGTCCATCTCGGCGGGGGCTGGACATCATTATCCGATTCAGTCAGGTTCAAAATGTATGATGCGGGCCACATCCTGGGGTCTGCGGTTGCGGTGATAGAAATCAAAGAGTCTGGCCGTACCAAGACGCTCGCCTTTACCGGGGATTTGGGCCGGAAGAACGCGCCCATCTTGCGCGATCCCGACCCCATCCGGGAGAACGTGGACATCCTTTTATCGGAAGCGACGTACGGGGACCGCGTGCACGAGCCGCAGGCTAAAACCGAGAAAATCGTAGCCGAACTCATAGAGCGCGCCATCAAGCGCCAATCAAAAATCATTGTGCCCGCGTTCGCTTTAGGCCGCACCCAGGAACTCATCTACCTCCTGCACCAGATGTTCCACATCAAGGGGTTTCCCCGGATTCCGGTGTATTTGGACAGCCCCTTGGCGGCCCGCGTCACTGAGATATTTAAGAAGCACCGCAATGTGTTTGATAACCAAACCTGGAAAGATTTTGATCCGGAAAAAGATGTGCCCCTGATGTTTGAGGGCTTATCCTATGCCGTAACCACGGAAGAGTCAAAGCGCCTCAACGAAATGGGCGGCCCCCTGATGGTCATATCGGCAAGCGGCATGATGGAGGCGGGACGCGTGCTCCATCACCTCAAGAACAGCATCACTCATCCCAACAACGCCATCCTCATCACCGGATACCAAGCCGAGAACACGCTGGGCAGGCGCATCCAGGACGGGGTTTCGCCGGTGCGCATTTTTAACCGGACGTATGACGTAAAAGCGCGCGTGGAAACCGCGCACGCCCTGTCCGCGCACGCGGACCAAGCCGAGCTCCTGGAGTACATCGCGTCCGTGCGCGGCCTCTCAAAACTGTTTCTGGTGCACGGGGAAGCGCGGGCCATGGCTACGTTTACTGATCTGGTCAACCGCACACTGCCGCCTGTTTCGGTTGCCTCACCCAGGCGGGGAAACAGTGTTGAACTATAG
- a CDS encoding SdpI family protein, with amino-acid sequence MKLPYKINPKLEALTLLVLLGASVAAFYFYTNFPPEVATHWNFQGEADGFSGRAFAAFFFPALAWAIYLLITFLPLIDPKRDRYKEFSGAYNAMRLLVVVVLTVLYATASANGIGYNIPVGTVTPILVGIMFVALGTLMPRIKRNWFFGIRTPWTLSSETVWAETHRVGAVLFALAGAAFIIIPFLPNTFALPLFIAVLVLLLVNTVGYSWWVWRKLQ; translated from the coding sequence ATGAAGCTACCCTACAAAATCAATCCAAAATTGGAGGCGCTGACCCTCCTCGTGCTCCTTGGGGCGTCTGTTGCGGCATTCTACTTCTATACGAACTTCCCGCCGGAAGTGGCAACGCACTGGAACTTCCAGGGAGAGGCGGACGGATTTTCGGGCCGCGCGTTTGCCGCGTTCTTTTTCCCGGCGCTCGCGTGGGCCATCTATCTGCTCATCACGTTCCTGCCGCTCATTGACCCGAAGCGCGACCGGTACAAAGAGTTCTCGGGCGCGTACAATGCCATGCGCTTGCTGGTGGTTGTGGTGCTTACGGTGCTGTATGCGACTGCCTCGGCAAACGGCATCGGGTACAACATTCCAGTGGGCACGGTTACGCCCATATTAGTCGGAATTATGTTTGTGGCGTTGGGAACACTCATGCCCCGCATCAAGCGCAACTGGTTTTTTGGCATCCGCACGCCCTGGACCCTTTCCTCGGAAACCGTGTGGGCCGAAACCCACCGCGTGGGCGCCGTGCTCTTTGCGCTCGCGGGCGCGGCCTTTATCATCATCCCGTTTCTGCCTAACACTTTTGCGCTGCCGCTCTTTATCGCGGTGCTGGTACTGCTCCTGGTGAACACGGTTGGCTACTCCTGGTGGGTGTGGCGGAAACTGCAGTAG